In Cloacibacillus sp., the following are encoded in one genomic region:
- a CDS encoding phosphodiester glycosidase family protein, with the protein MNLDGGGSSSLWWRGMTFTLPSNAKDMERPIPYAILMFEPGAGVRN; encoded by the coding sequence CTGAATCTTGACGGAGGCGGCTCAAGCTCCCTCTGGTGGCGCGGCATGACCTTTACGCTGCCGAGCAACGCAAAAGATATGGAACGCCCCATCCCGTACGCAATATTGATGTTCGAGCCGGGCGCGGGAGTAAGAAATTAG